In Fibrobacter sp. UWR2, a single window of DNA contains:
- a CDS encoding type II secretion system F family protein, protein MAEFLYKAQNAQGNNFEGTLEAKDKAEAEALLMRRRLTIVKLKKKPMEIKLNIGNGIKHEDLTRFTRMFSSMCSAGLPMLQCLNILEEQCENPALKDVVHKVTQSINGGSSLADALAQHPKVFDSLYCNMVAAGEAGGILEGILARLAETMENSMRLKRKVKKALTYPVMVIIVGIVVVIALMTFVVPTFAEQFAALDAELPAPTQVVMNISDFLRDNGGFLFLAVIALGIAWKLVMKVPAAQFAFDKFMLKVPKIGDLTIKSSTASFSRTLGTLLNAGVSVMDALKVVASTAGNKVVEQAIGKISIGIAGGKSIADPMTEVGIFPPMVIQMTGVGEKTGNLGGMLLKLADFYDEEVDAAVDAVVGMIEPLIIVFLGGAVGGLLIAMYMPMFSMGDAIKG, encoded by the coding sequence ATGGCCGAATTTTTGTACAAGGCCCAGAATGCACAGGGCAACAACTTTGAAGGTACGCTCGAGGCCAAGGACAAGGCCGAGGCCGAAGCGCTCCTGATGCGCCGCCGCCTCACGATTGTGAAGCTCAAGAAAAAGCCGATGGAAATCAAGCTCAACATCGGCAACGGCATCAAGCACGAGGACTTGACCCGCTTTACGCGTATGTTCTCTTCTATGTGTTCTGCAGGCCTCCCGATGTTGCAGTGCCTGAACATTCTGGAAGAGCAGTGCGAAAACCCTGCGCTGAAGGATGTTGTGCACAAAGTAACGCAGTCCATTAACGGCGGTTCTTCGCTGGCCGATGCACTTGCGCAGCACCCGAAGGTTTTTGACTCCCTGTATTGCAACATGGTGGCCGCCGGTGAAGCGGGCGGTATCTTGGAAGGCATTCTTGCACGTTTGGCCGAAACCATGGAAAACAGTATGCGCCTCAAGCGCAAGGTGAAAAAGGCCCTGACTTACCCGGTGATGGTTATCATCGTGGGTATTGTTGTGGTGATTGCACTTATGACGTTCGTGGTGCCGACATTTGCCGAACAGTTCGCCGCCTTGGATGCGGAACTCCCCGCGCCGACGCAGGTCGTTATGAACATTTCTGACTTCCTACGCGATAACGGTGGCTTCTTGTTCCTGGCTGTGATTGCGTTGGGTATCGCATGGAAACTCGTAATGAAGGTGCCTGCGGCGCAGTTTGCGTTCGACAAGTTTATGCTGAAGGTGCCCAAGATAGGTGACCTTACGATCAAGTCTTCTACGGCAAGTTTCTCGCGTACATTGGGAACGCTCTTGAATGCGGGCGTTAGCGTGATGGATGCGTTGAAGGTCGTGGCCTCTACGGCAGGTAACAAGGTCGTGGAACAGGCAATCGGCAAGATTTCAATTGGTATTGCCGGTGGTAAGAGTATCGCGGACCCCATGACTGAAGTAGGCATTTTCCCGCCGATGGTTATCCAGATGACAGGCGTGGGCGAGAAAACAGGTAACTTGGGCGGCATGCTTTTGAAACTGGCGGACTTCTATGACGAAGAAGTGGACGCCGCAGTGGATGCCGTGGTGGGCATGATTGAACCGTTGATTATCGTGTTCCTCGGTGGCGCGGTCGGCGGCCTCTTGATTGCAATGTATATGCCGATGTTCTCGATGGGCGACGCTATCAAGGGCTAA
- the pflA gene encoding pyruvate formate-lyase-activating protein → MALGRINKLETFGSVDGPGVRFVVFLQGCPMRCKFCHNPETWSFDIAGRDSGSNVRATLPNENPFEISAGDLLKKALRYKSYWGAEGGITVSGGEPLAQLDFMVEFFELAKAAGVHTCIDTSGVTFRRTGETFEKIERLMKVTDLLLVDIKHIDNVVHKELTGHGNENILEFFRYLDEIHKPIWIRHVLVPGISDDDNALKRTRAFIDTLSNVERVDVLPYHALALAKYQQLGIDYALKDVKSPTPERVENAKRILNFR, encoded by the coding sequence ATGGCGCTCGGTAGAATCAACAAGCTGGAAACGTTCGGGTCCGTCGACGGCCCGGGCGTCCGTTTTGTCGTTTTTCTGCAGGGCTGCCCCATGCGGTGCAAGTTCTGCCACAATCCAGAGACATGGAGTTTCGACATCGCAGGCCGCGACTCGGGCAGTAACGTGCGGGCAACGCTCCCGAACGAGAACCCCTTCGAAATTTCTGCCGGCGACCTTTTGAAAAAAGCCCTCCGTTACAAGAGCTACTGGGGGGCCGAAGGCGGCATCACCGTGAGTGGCGGCGAACCGCTCGCGCAGTTAGACTTCATGGTGGAATTCTTCGAACTTGCGAAGGCCGCAGGCGTGCACACCTGCATTGATACCAGCGGGGTCACGTTCCGCCGTACCGGAGAAACGTTCGAAAAAATCGAGCGCCTGATGAAGGTGACCGACCTGCTGCTTGTAGATATCAAGCACATAGACAACGTTGTCCATAAGGAACTCACCGGCCACGGGAACGAGAACATTCTCGAATTCTTCCGCTATCTGGATGAAATTCACAAACCCATCTGGATAAGGCATGTGCTTGTGCCCGGCATAAGCGACGACGACAACGCATTGAAGCGGACCCGCGCATTCATCGACACGCTGAGCAACGTAGAGCGCGTCGACGTATTGCCTTACCATGCATTGGCACTCGCCAAGTACCAGCAACTCGGCATCGACTACGCCCTAAAAGACGTCAAGTCGCCAACTCCCGAGCGCGTTGAAAACGCAAAGCGAATATTGAACTTTCGTTGA
- a CDS encoding glycoside hydrolase family 5 protein gives MKKERLRGVNLGGWFSQVDCIQEKDPVGFPGVVRHIETFLGKSDFERIRKAGFNHVRLPVDYFNLFKGENDTPDEEVFGLLDKALREITEADLDVILDLHKCPGHDFHLGCSTEQAFFADPAARKRACNIWAFMGERYSNMPRVMMELLNEPAGSDSRVWDKVKDELFWAIRKHAPKNTIVVGSNKWNSAKEFEFLTPLDDDNAIYSFHTYTPVTFTHQGAAWITDPFFHIERPWPGDYAAPEGDAQTRLNVEYGKWDKARLQASIQNALDFRAKYDLPVACNEFGVYVQVPRQYQIAWMRDFLDILRQADVGFSYWNYKNLDFGLVSKGESLHESLPQYNNPDRLDNELMDMLAKG, from the coding sequence ATGAAAAAGGAAAGACTGCGCGGAGTGAATTTGGGTGGCTGGTTCAGTCAGGTCGACTGCATCCAGGAAAAAGACCCCGTCGGTTTCCCCGGGGTTGTCCGCCATATCGAAACCTTCCTCGGCAAAAGCGACTTTGAGCGCATCCGTAAGGCGGGGTTCAACCACGTCCGCCTGCCTGTGGACTATTTTAATTTATTCAAAGGCGAGAACGACACGCCCGACGAGGAGGTGTTCGGGCTGCTCGACAAGGCGCTCCGCGAAATTACGGAAGCCGACCTCGACGTTATTCTCGACTTGCACAAGTGCCCAGGCCACGATTTTCACCTGGGTTGCTCTACCGAACAGGCATTTTTTGCCGACCCGGCAGCACGCAAGCGTGCCTGCAATATATGGGCATTCATGGGCGAGCGCTACAGCAACATGCCCCGCGTGATGATGGAACTTTTGAACGAGCCCGCCGGCAGCGACTCGCGCGTTTGGGATAAAGTAAAAGACGAACTTTTCTGGGCTATCCGCAAGCATGCGCCCAAGAACACCATCGTGGTGGGCAGCAACAAGTGGAACAGCGCGAAGGAATTCGAGTTCCTTACCCCGCTCGACGACGACAACGCCATCTACAGCTTCCATACCTACACACCGGTGACGTTCACGCACCAGGGTGCCGCATGGATTACTGACCCGTTCTTCCACATTGAACGCCCCTGGCCCGGTGACTATGCCGCCCCCGAAGGCGATGCGCAGACCCGCCTGAACGTGGAATACGGCAAGTGGGACAAGGCCCGCCTGCAGGCAAGCATCCAGAACGCGCTCGATTTCCGCGCAAAGTACGACCTGCCCGTTGCCTGCAACGAGTTCGGCGTGTACGTGCAGGTGCCGCGCCAGTACCAGATTGCATGGATGCGCGACTTCCTCGACATCTTGCGGCAGGCCGACGTAGGCTTTAGCTACTGGAACTACAAGAACCTGGACTTCGGACTCGTATCGAAGGGAGAATCGCTGCACGAGAGCCTCCCGCAATACAACAATCCCGACAGGCTCGACAACGAACTCATGGACATGCTCGCGAAGGGCTAA
- a CDS encoding menaquinone biosynthetic enzyme MqnA/MqnD family protein: MSLRVGRIPFLVCAPFFHDFIGREGDCREFDFVDGPPSAHCRGLMDGSIDLSPASSITFALKPGAFVLSPALCTSCSFEVRSVKLFSHYPIEKLGGRAVRITSQSRTSVALLRILLEMRYGVMPEYKDGLAAEASDDACLLIGDMALEENERNRFEYGYDLGSLWQEWQGLPFVFGAWVISKAAAQRDRAALERYMELTEKSIADFRANVSAALDRWLARYPVSLPRHVVEDYYKVIDYRFTDERKQSLSLFLSLAARMGLAQQNLPLEYL; this comes from the coding sequence ATGAGTCTAAGAGTCGGGCGAATTCCGTTTTTAGTGTGTGCACCGTTTTTCCACGATTTTATCGGGCGTGAAGGTGATTGCCGGGAATTCGATTTTGTCGACGGCCCGCCAAGTGCGCACTGCCGCGGGCTCATGGACGGCTCTATAGACCTTTCGCCTGCATCGTCGATTACCTTTGCACTCAAGCCGGGAGCCTTCGTGCTTTCGCCCGCACTTTGTACGTCATGCTCGTTCGAGGTGCGCTCGGTAAAGCTCTTTTCGCACTACCCAATTGAAAAACTCGGTGGCCGCGCGGTACGAATAACTTCACAAAGCCGCACATCGGTTGCTCTCTTGCGCATTTTGCTCGAGATGCGTTACGGTGTTATGCCCGAATACAAGGATGGCCTTGCCGCCGAAGCCAGCGACGACGCGTGCCTGCTGATAGGCGACATGGCGCTCGAAGAGAACGAACGGAACCGCTTTGAATACGGCTACGACTTGGGCTCGCTCTGGCAGGAATGGCAAGGGTTGCCGTTCGTTTTTGGTGCGTGGGTGATTTCGAAAGCTGCCGCACAGAGGGACCGTGCCGCGCTCGAACGCTACATGGAATTGACGGAGAAAAGCATCGCGGACTTCCGTGCCAACGTTAGCGCTGCGCTCGACCGCTGGCTTGCGCGCTACCCGGTAAGCCTCCCGCGCCATGTTGTCGAAGATTACTACAAGGTGATTGACTACCGATTCACCGACGAACGCAAGCAGTCCCTGTCGCTGTTCTTGAGCCTTGCCGCCCGCATGGGCCTGGCACAACAAAACTTGCCTCTCGAATACCTCTAA
- a CDS encoding diguanylate cyclase domain-containing protein: MVEERILIVDDNAEVLQQTNDLLSQVGYSVVQCSSGEEALEFLEKERVDLVLLDINMPSLNGYEVCLRIRQGHALDDLPIIFLTSREDSDSIAKGFHAGASDFVSKTAVSEILLARVNVHIRLARTLRYLRDISLTDDLTGAYNRRHAMYSLREWFARSKRYGTHFSLIYFDLNGLKQINDSYGHQAGDLLLRAVVNACKKLLRESDLLFRMGGDEFMVLCPDTDKRGAFICADRMLEAVKGVTIVDQTVSFAYGVAHSSDDYKDMDDMLHSADGAMYENKMRARQARR, from the coding sequence ATGGTAGAAGAACGAATTCTTATCGTCGATGATAACGCCGAAGTTTTGCAGCAGACAAACGATTTGCTTTCGCAGGTCGGCTACAGTGTAGTCCAATGTTCGTCGGGCGAAGAAGCGCTCGAGTTCCTCGAGAAGGAGCGCGTCGACCTGGTGCTGCTAGATATCAACATGCCGAGCCTCAACGGCTACGAAGTTTGCCTGCGCATTAGGCAGGGGCATGCGCTCGACGATTTGCCCATCATATTCCTCACGAGCCGTGAAGATTCCGACAGCATTGCGAAGGGGTTCCATGCCGGAGCATCTGATTTCGTGAGCAAGACTGCGGTTTCGGAGATTTTGCTGGCGCGCGTGAACGTGCACATTCGCCTGGCCCGCACGCTGCGCTACCTGCGCGATATTTCGTTGACCGACGACTTGACCGGTGCTTACAACCGCAGGCATGCGATGTATTCCCTGCGTGAATGGTTTGCCCGCAGCAAGCGATACGGCACGCATTTCTCCTTGATTTACTTTGACCTGAATGGTTTAAAACAAATTAACGACAGCTACGGCCACCAGGCGGGCGACCTGCTTTTGCGCGCGGTAGTGAACGCATGCAAAAAGTTGTTGCGCGAATCCGACCTACTGTTCCGAATGGGCGGCGACGAATTCATGGTGCTGTGCCCCGATACCGACAAGCGCGGTGCGTTCATCTGCGCCGATCGTATGCTCGAGGCTGTGAAGGGCGTGACCATCGTGGACCAGACGGTTTCTTTTGCGTATGGCGTTGCGCATTCGAGCGACGACTACAAGGACATGGACGACATGCTCCACAGCGCCGACGGCGCGATGTATGAAAACAAGATGCGAGCCCGCCAGGCCCGCAGATAA
- a CDS encoding bifunctional 4-hydroxy-2-oxoglutarate aldolase/2-dehydro-3-deoxy-phosphogluconate aldolase, protein MDFLEFIKAVPVIGILRDIPRGCEGACVTTAAACGLKAIEVTMNTEGAESIIAALKQAAKPFDIKVGAGTVRHESDLKKALDAGAEFIVTPNTRNEIIRYSNTAGIPIIPGALTPTEVQKAFDLGATAVKVFPVNCVGGPEYIKALRGPFRDIPLMACGGVNPQNAGDYLKAGANLLSFGASIFAPALMQGGDWKEIEKRLMALLDSVKKAV, encoded by the coding sequence ATGGATTTTCTTGAATTTATAAAGGCAGTTCCCGTCATCGGGATTCTGCGCGACATTCCTCGCGGCTGCGAAGGAGCCTGCGTAACGACTGCGGCCGCATGCGGCCTGAAGGCAATTGAAGTCACCATGAACACCGAGGGTGCCGAATCGATTATCGCTGCACTCAAGCAGGCGGCAAAGCCCTTCGACATCAAGGTGGGTGCCGGCACCGTCCGCCACGAGAGCGACTTGAAAAAAGCGCTTGACGCGGGCGCGGAATTCATTGTCACGCCGAACACGCGCAACGAAATCATCCGCTATTCCAACACGGCGGGCATCCCGATTATCCCCGGAGCGCTCACCCCGACCGAAGTGCAGAAGGCATTTGACCTGGGCGCTACCGCAGTGAAAGTCTTCCCGGTAAACTGCGTGGGCGGGCCCGAATACATCAAGGCGCTGCGAGGGCCGTTCCGCGACATACCGCTCATGGCATGCGGCGGAGTGAACCCGCAGAACGCGGGCGACTACCTGAAGGCAGGCGCAAACCTGCTCAGCTTCGGGGCAAGCATTTTTGCGCCGGCGCTCATGCAAGGCGGCGACTGGAAAGAAATCGAGAAGCGGCTGATGGCGCTCCTCGACAGCGTGAAGAAGGCTGTTTAA
- a CDS encoding family 16 glycosylhydrolase gives MNIKYLLPFAAAFALVACGDDNSTGPEPTPASSAVVPASSATVPVSSEALPVSSETVPVSSEALPASSATVPASSASVGGIDPIPPAVDGPYDPNKKYTFYGAELTGKEQFLYGRFEARMKMAAVSGSVSSMFLNYDLSWKKGTEPWNEIDIEILGKNPAKWQSNILTREADPSITDLTASEKMHDFAFDATNEFHLYAIIWTPEYIAWEIDSVEVRRDTLGMSRGKHADADQVKFMTEKQSLRFNLWVSNTPSWTGKFAPENLPVEQHIDYVRVYAYNADTKDFTLSWQDDFDGDWFDTKRWSAGNWQMEQVMYRDLNIRVENGYAKLRLDYEL, from the coding sequence ATGAACATCAAGTATTTGCTCCCCTTCGCTGCCGCTTTTGCCCTTGTTGCCTGCGGTGATGACAATTCTACCGGCCCCGAACCGACTCCTGCATCTTCTGCGGTTGTCCCTGCGTCTTCCGCGACGGTTCCTGTGTCTTCTGAGGCACTCCCCGTTTCTTCGGAGACGGTTCCTGTATCTTCCGAGGCTTTGCCGGCGTCTTCTGCGACAGTCCCGGCGTCGTCTGCTTCTGTTGGCGGCATCGACCCCATCCCGCCTGCAGTTGATGGCCCGTATGACCCGAACAAGAAGTACACGTTCTACGGTGCGGAACTTACTGGCAAGGAACAGTTCCTGTATGGCCGCTTCGAGGCTCGCATGAAGATGGCCGCCGTCTCGGGTTCCGTGAGCTCGATGTTCCTGAACTACGATCTGTCTTGGAAAAAGGGTACGGAACCGTGGAACGAAATCGATATCGAAATCCTCGGCAAGAACCCGGCCAAGTGGCAGTCCAATATCCTTACCCGCGAGGCGGATCCTTCCATTACGGACCTGACCGCCTCCGAAAAGATGCACGACTTTGCCTTCGATGCAACAAACGAATTTCATTTGTACGCAATCATCTGGACCCCGGAATACATCGCGTGGGAAATCGACAGCGTGGAAGTCCGCCGCGATACTCTCGGCATGAGCCGCGGCAAGCATGCCGATGCAGACCAGGTGAAGTTCATGACAGAAAAGCAGTCCCTCCGCTTTAACTTGTGGGTTTCGAATACCCCCTCGTGGACGGGCAAGTTCGCTCCGGAAAACCTGCCGGTTGAACAGCACATCGACTACGTGCGCGTGTACGCTTACAATGCAGATACCAAGGACTTTACGCTCAGCTGGCAAGACGACTTCGACGGAGATTGGTTCGATACCAAGCGCTGGTCGGCGGGCAACTGGCAGATGGAACAGGTGATGTACCGCGATTTGAACATCCGCGTAGAAAACGGCTACGCCAAGCTCCGCCTGGACTACGAACTTTAG
- the alaS gene encoding alanine--tRNA ligase, translating into MPTMTSAQVRESFIKFFESKGHLFVRSSPVVPHDDPTLMFTNAGMNQFKAIFLGDNPKGWKRACNSQKCLRVSGKHNDLDVVGRDNYHHTFFEMLGNWSFGDYYKKEAIAWAWELLTEVWKLPKERLFATVYQDDDEAWQIWKDVSGLPDDRIMRFDAHSNFWEMGDTGPCGPCSEIHYDRGDLATQAETFKDPIKGVNGENDRYIEIWNNVFMQYERVSDGSLIPLKAKNVDTGMGFERICAILQGKTSNYDTDVFTPIIAKIAELSGVPYNDGEAGTPHRVIADHIRAISFAIADGALPSNEGRGYVLRRILRRASRFARLLGQKKPFICQLVQVLADTMGDAFPEIRERKEFVASVIKSEEESFIRTLDAGLERFAAISADLKKGDKIPGDKVFLLYDTYGFPPDLTGILAEEKGLLIDEEGYEKCMEEQKARARANMKQGINTMGTEGWTQYSEESTKFVGYELSACETKVVRWREDKGVLSIVLETSPFYAEMGGQVGDKGTLVSADLEIDVFDTVKVNDTALCRGKVKKGTANEETMGAVFMATVDNDRRNDIRKNHSATHLLQAALRQVLGTHVQQQGSFVSNELLRFDFSHFNAMTAEEIQKVEDIVNAKVMECLPVNTQVMGVDEAKASGAMALFGEKYGDEVRVVKMGCANEEFSKELCGGLHVQNTGNIGLVKIVSESSVSAGVRRIEAVSGRGALALLRAGTHILTALREQLRCKDVEVLDRIQQTFAKTQNLEKSLQSVKLELATLIAAEVLNGGINVMGVNLFVRELNMPEDKYKDLLDGIQNKLATDSVAVIANKINGAGSIAVMVGKDVQAKGIKAGDLVKDLAAACGGKGGGRPDRAQAGTKEVDKIAGAIANANNWIRAKLG; encoded by the coding sequence ATGCCTACTATGACTTCTGCGCAGGTGCGCGAATCTTTCATCAAGTTCTTTGAATCCAAGGGCCACCTCTTTGTGCGTTCTTCGCCGGTGGTTCCGCATGACGACCCGACGCTCATGTTCACGAACGCGGGCATGAACCAGTTCAAGGCAATCTTCCTGGGCGACAATCCGAAGGGCTGGAAGCGCGCATGCAACAGCCAGAAGTGCCTCCGTGTTTCGGGCAAGCACAACGACCTCGACGTGGTGGGCCGCGACAACTACCACCACACCTTCTTCGAGATGCTCGGCAACTGGAGCTTCGGTGACTACTACAAGAAAGAAGCCATCGCCTGGGCTTGGGAACTTTTGACCGAAGTGTGGAAGCTCCCGAAGGAACGCCTGTTTGCGACCGTGTACCAGGACGATGACGAAGCCTGGCAGATTTGGAAGGACGTGTCCGGCCTCCCGGATGACCGCATCATGCGCTTCGACGCTCACTCTAACTTCTGGGAAATGGGTGACACCGGTCCATGCGGCCCCTGCTCCGAAATCCACTACGACCGCGGCGACCTCGCTACGCAGGCCGAAACGTTCAAGGACCCGATCAAGGGCGTGAACGGCGAAAACGACCGCTACATCGAAATCTGGAACAACGTGTTCATGCAGTACGAACGCGTGAGCGACGGTTCCTTGATTCCGCTGAAGGCAAAGAACGTTGATACCGGTATGGGCTTCGAACGTATCTGCGCTATTCTCCAGGGCAAGACTAGCAACTACGACACCGACGTGTTCACCCCGATTATCGCGAAGATCGCTGAACTCTCTGGCGTTCCGTACAACGATGGCGAAGCCGGCACCCCGCACCGCGTGATTGCCGACCACATCCGCGCAATCTCCTTCGCTATTGCCGATGGCGCACTCCCGAGCAACGAAGGTCGAGGCTACGTGCTTCGCCGCATCTTGCGCCGTGCAAGCCGCTTTGCTCGCCTGCTCGGCCAGAAGAAGCCGTTCATTTGCCAGCTCGTTCAGGTTCTCGCCGACACGATGGGCGATGCCTTCCCGGAAATCCGCGAACGCAAGGAATTCGTGGCCTCCGTGATCAAGAGCGAAGAAGAAAGCTTTATCCGCACGCTCGACGCCGGCCTCGAACGCTTCGCCGCCATCTCCGCCGACTTGAAGAAGGGCGACAAGATTCCGGGCGACAAGGTGTTCCTCCTCTATGATACTTATGGATTCCCGCCGGACCTCACCGGCATTCTCGCCGAAGAAAAGGGCCTCCTCATCGATGAAGAAGGCTATGAGAAGTGCATGGAAGAACAAAAGGCCCGCGCCCGCGCTAACATGAAGCAGGGCATCAACACGATGGGTACCGAAGGCTGGACGCAGTACAGCGAAGAAAGTACCAAGTTCGTGGGCTATGAACTCTCTGCTTGCGAAACGAAGGTTGTCCGCTGGCGTGAAGACAAGGGCGTGCTCAGCATCGTGCTCGAAACCTCTCCGTTCTACGCCGAAATGGGTGGCCAGGTCGGCGACAAGGGAACGCTCGTTTCCGCTGACTTGGAAATTGACGTGTTCGACACCGTGAAGGTGAACGACACCGCCCTCTGCCGCGGTAAGGTGAAGAAGGGTACGGCAAACGAAGAGACGATGGGCGCCGTGTTCATGGCGACCGTCGATAACGACCGCCGTAACGATATCCGCAAGAATCACTCTGCAACGCACTTGCTCCAGGCTGCGCTCCGCCAGGTGCTCGGCACTCACGTTCAGCAGCAGGGTAGCTTTGTTTCGAACGAACTCCTCCGCTTCGACTTCAGCCACTTCAACGCGATGACCGCCGAAGAAATCCAGAAGGTGGAAGACATCGTAAACGCGAAGGTCATGGAATGCCTGCCGGTCAACACCCAAGTGATGGGCGTGGACGAAGCCAAGGCAAGCGGTGCCATGGCCCTGTTCGGCGAAAAGTATGGCGACGAAGTCCGCGTCGTGAAGATGGGCTGCGCCAATGAAGAATTCTCCAAGGAACTCTGCGGTGGTTTGCACGTGCAGAACACCGGTAACATCGGCCTCGTGAAGATTGTTTCTGAATCCAGCGTGAGCGCTGGCGTGCGTCGTATCGAAGCCGTCTCTGGCCGTGGCGCTCTCGCCCTTCTCCGCGCTGGTACGCACATCCTGACCGCTCTCCGCGAACAGCTCCGCTGCAAGGACGTCGAAGTTCTCGACCGTATCCAGCAGACGTTCGCCAAGACGCAGAACCTCGAAAAGAGCCTGCAGTCCGTGAAGCTCGAACTTGCGACCCTCATCGCGGCCGAAGTCCTGAACGGCGGCATCAACGTGATGGGCGTGAACCTCTTCGTGCGTGAACTCAACATGCCCGAAGACAAGTACAAGGACTTGCTCGACGGCATTCAGAACAAACTTGCGACTGACTCTGTCGCCGTGATTGCAAACAAGATCAATGGCGCGGGCAGTATCGCCGTGATGGTCGGCAAGGACGTTCAGGCCAAGGGCATCAAGGCCGGCGACCTCGTGAAGGATCTCGCGGCAGCCTGCGGTGGCAAGGGTGGTGGACGCCCGGACCGCGCTCAGGCCGGTACCAAGGAAGTCGACAAGATTGCCGGTGCCATCGCGAACGCCAACAACTGGATCCGCGCGAAACTCGGCTAA
- a CDS encoding histidine phosphatase family protein, whose amino-acid sequence MNSKVLKVLAGLSLASILAACGDSDSSSASGENEQPRDSVVVRDSLNWIDTVRVIDSLRIKDSLRIRDSVHIVDSISYKIVERVEVVDSVNIIDSINYIDSTRVIDSLNIIDSLNIIFKDSTRIVDSIVTLSAEKILGKCSAENAGQLKFVEINNEDRSYYCDMGTHLWRIATNEEVMSALNDKYVRQSRVMDFVPLEDVLAKVAPDEQVIIVIRHAERDEDLSIASALTDLGVAQSQELGEKLIFSPEMYYAGSQYHRTHMTYNNIAKGRADYDTLGDTMAVLNEGWFTKSFDTYYMTLFRENDDGRGVMTRWAAEGGYTDVFYDVSPRFAALLENHLMPALKRSKKQVGMFVSHDVMIIPMVSYISERRITMKYYLAKQGEWDGDNWLNYLAGIAILFKPDGTRVFYAVKGLDSGTMKLPIE is encoded by the coding sequence ATGAATTCAAAAGTCCTCAAAGTACTGGCGGGCCTTTCGCTTGCCTCTATTCTCGCGGCATGCGGCGATTCCGACAGCAGCTCTGCGAGCGGCGAAAACGAACAGCCGCGTGACTCGGTGGTTGTCCGCGATAGCCTCAACTGGATTGATACCGTCCGCGTCATCGATAGCCTGCGCATCAAGGACAGCCTGCGCATCAGGGATAGCGTGCACATTGTCGACAGCATTAGCTACAAGATTGTCGAACGCGTCGAAGTCGTTGACAGCGTGAATATCATCGATAGCATCAACTACATCGACAGTACCCGCGTAATCGATAGCCTGAATATCATTGATAGCCTGAACATCATCTTCAAGGACAGCACCCGCATCGTGGATAGCATTGTTACGCTTTCGGCGGAAAAAATCCTGGGCAAGTGCAGCGCCGAAAATGCTGGCCAGCTGAAGTTCGTCGAAATCAACAATGAAGACCGCTCTTACTATTGCGATATGGGAACGCACCTCTGGAGGATTGCTACCAATGAAGAGGTTATGAGCGCCCTCAACGACAAGTATGTGCGGCAGTCCCGCGTGATGGATTTTGTCCCGCTGGAAGATGTTCTTGCCAAGGTGGCTCCGGACGAACAGGTAATCATTGTAATTCGCCATGCAGAACGCGATGAAGATCTCTCCATAGCGAGTGCGTTGACGGATCTCGGAGTAGCCCAGTCCCAGGAACTGGGGGAAAAACTGATATTCAGCCCGGAAATGTACTATGCCGGCTCGCAGTATCACCGTACCCACATGACGTACAACAATATTGCCAAGGGCCGCGCTGACTACGATACGCTCGGCGATACCATGGCCGTGTTGAACGAAGGCTGGTTCACAAAGAGCTTCGATACCTACTATATGACCCTCTTTAGGGAAAACGATGATGGAAGGGGTGTCATGACCAGGTGGGCGGCCGAGGGCGGCTACACCGACGTTTTCTACGACGTGTCTCCCCGGTTCGCCGCATTGCTGGAAAATCACCTTATGCCGGCATTGAAGCGCTCCAAGAAGCAAGTTGGCATGTTCGTCTCGCACGACGTAATGATTATCCCGATGGTGTCGTACATATCCGAAAGGAGAATTACGATGAAGTACTACCTTGCCAAGCAGGGCGAATGGGACGGCGACAACTGGCTGAACTACCTGGCCGGTATCGCGATTTTATTCAAGCCGGACGGAACCAGGGTTTTCTACGCGGTCAAGGGCCTCGACTCGGGCACGATGAAACTCCCGATAGAATAA